The proteins below come from a single Mesobacillus jeotgali genomic window:
- a CDS encoding superoxide dismutase, whose translation MAFELPQLPYAYDALEPHIDKETMNIHHTKHHNTYVTNLNNALEGNEELLSKTVEEVVSNLDAVPEAARTAVRNNGGGHANHSLFWQVISPNGGGEPTGELADAINSKFGGFEGFKEEFSKAATTRFGSGWAWLVVNNGALEVTSTPNQDSPLMEGKTPILGLDVWEHAYYLNYQNRRPEYIGAFWNVVNWEEVSKRYASAK comes from the coding sequence ATGGCATTTGAATTACCACAATTACCTTATGCATATGATGCACTTGAGCCACACATCGACAAAGAAACAATGAATATTCACCACACAAAGCACCACAACACTTATGTAACAAATCTTAACAATGCATTGGAAGGAAACGAAGAACTTCTGTCAAAAACAGTTGAGGAAGTAGTTTCTAACCTGGATGCTGTTCCTGAAGCAGCACGCACTGCTGTACGCAACAACGGCGGCGGACATGCTAACCACTCACTATTCTGGCAAGTCATTTCTCCAAACGGAGGCGGCGAGCCTACTGGTGAATTAGCTGATGCGATCAACTCTAAGTTCGGCGGCTTCGAAGGCTTCAAAGAAGAGTTCTCAAAAGCAGCAACTACTCGTTTCGGCTCTGGCTGGGCTTGGCTTGTTGTTAATAATGGTGCACTTGAAGTGACTAGCACTCCAAACCAGGACTCTCCATTAATGGAAGGCAAGACTCCAATTCTTGGACTTGATGTTTGGGAGCACGCATACTACCTGAACTACCAAAACAGAAGACCGGAATACATTGGTGCATTCTGGAACGTTGTTAACTGGGAAGAAGTCAGCAAGCGTTACGCTTCTGCAAAATAA
- a CDS encoding Na/Pi cotransporter family protein, with product MELNLQEMLFEFLGGLGIFLFGIKFMGDGLQKSAGDRLRDILDRFTTNPLMGVLAGIFVTVLLQTSSGTTVITVGLVSAGFMTLRQAIGVIMGANIGTTVTAFIIGIDIGEYALPIIAVGSIMLFFFKSKKVHNIGQIVFGFGALFFGLELMSGGMKPLRSLEAFHDLTVEMSSNPILGVVIGTLFTVIVQSSSATIGILQSLHAESMINLHGALPILFGDNIGTTITAVLAAIGTSVAAKRAAATHVLFNLIGTTLFLIILGPFTSLIELLRDNLNLNPEMSIAFAHGIFNTTNTLIQLPFIAILALIVTKLIPGEDSIVDYKAQHLDPVFIEQSPSIALGQAKEEVLRMGKFALKGLEETNEFLKTKNTKHSNNAYQLEDAINNLDRKITDYLVNLATSSLSEHESEEHSMLIDTVRDIERIGDHFENIIELIEYQQANKVKMTDTAMEDLEVMFNLTVSTVEEALQALDQKNFDAARAVVTKEDEIDSMERTLRKQHILRMNEGQCTGQAGIVFVDIISNLERIGDHAVNIAEYVLGEEK from the coding sequence ATGGAATTGAATTTACAAGAAATGCTGTTTGAGTTCCTAGGGGGACTTGGTATCTTCTTATTCGGCATTAAATTCATGGGTGATGGTTTGCAGAAGTCAGCTGGTGATCGACTTCGTGATATTCTGGACCGCTTTACCACTAATCCACTTATGGGTGTACTGGCAGGTATTTTTGTTACAGTCCTTTTACAAACAAGTAGCGGAACCACTGTTATTACTGTAGGGCTTGTAAGTGCTGGGTTTATGACGCTAAGGCAGGCAATTGGGGTCATTATGGGTGCCAATATCGGAACAACTGTCACTGCCTTTATCATTGGGATTGACATAGGAGAGTATGCGCTGCCGATTATTGCAGTGGGATCGATCATGTTATTCTTCTTCAAGAGCAAAAAGGTTCATAATATTGGACAAATCGTATTTGGTTTCGGGGCATTGTTCTTTGGCCTTGAACTTATGAGCGGTGGTATGAAACCATTGAGAAGCCTTGAAGCATTCCATGACCTAACAGTGGAAATGAGTTCAAACCCAATTCTGGGTGTAGTGATCGGTACATTATTTACCGTAATTGTTCAAAGCTCGAGTGCTACAATTGGTATTCTGCAAAGCTTGCATGCTGAATCTATGATTAATTTACATGGAGCATTGCCAATCCTGTTTGGAGATAATATCGGTACAACCATTACAGCTGTTTTGGCTGCGATTGGTACATCAGTAGCTGCCAAGAGAGCTGCTGCAACACATGTTTTGTTCAATCTAATAGGAACTACCCTGTTTTTGATAATCCTGGGGCCTTTCACCTCGCTGATTGAACTCCTGAGAGATAATCTTAACTTGAATCCTGAGATGTCCATCGCATTTGCTCATGGTATCTTTAACACAACTAATACATTGATCCAGTTACCATTCATCGCCATATTGGCATTAATTGTGACTAAATTGATTCCTGGTGAAGATTCTATCGTTGATTACAAGGCTCAACATCTTGACCCCGTTTTCATCGAGCAATCACCGTCCATCGCGCTTGGTCAGGCGAAGGAAGAAGTCCTGCGCATGGGTAAGTTCGCGCTAAAAGGACTTGAAGAAACGAATGAATTTTTAAAAACCAAAAATACAAAGCATTCCAATAATGCTTATCAGCTCGAGGATGCAATCAATAATCTTGACCGCAAGATTACAGATTATCTTGTAAACCTTGCAACAAGCTCGCTCTCAGAGCATGAATCTGAAGAGCATAGCATGCTGATCGATACAGTACGAGATATAGAAAGAATTGGAGACCACTTTGAAAATATTATTGAACTAATTGAGTACCAGCAGGCCAATAAAGTGAAGATGACTGACACGGCAATGGAAGATCTGGAAGTTATGTTCAACCTGACTGTAAGTACCGTCGAAGAGGCGCTTCAAGCATTAGACCAGAAGAATTTTGACGCTGCAAGAGCAGTAGTAACAAAAGAAGATGAGATTGACAGCATGGAACGGACGCTTAGAAAGCAGCACATCCTTCGCATGAATGAAGGACAGTGTACTGGACAGGCGGGTATCGTCTTCGTTGACATCATCAGTAACCTGGAGCGAATCGGCGACCATGCAGTAAACATCGCTGAGTACGTTTTGGGAGAAGAGAAATAG
- a CDS encoding DUF1189 domain-containing protein, producing the protein MNIFAQIGKSIYSPKVIADTRFQGIGKTILFLFTLTLISILPVVYYMFVGISEAVGTAKQSIQTDLPSFTIENGVLNSDIKAPLTIKNGSFTLIFDPTGAIDQEDMTGMDANFAMLQNEIVLAAGGESNAVPYSLFSNESMTKDDIISLIDTAESSLPVLLGLLFIVIYVFSSGMKFIEVSLLALFGLLLKKLAGRNLQYRHLWRMAAYSTTLPTIFFTIMAFLETEVPFSFSVNWFVASMMLLLAIKELPGKTPAEN; encoded by the coding sequence ATGAATATTTTTGCTCAAATTGGGAAAAGCATCTATTCTCCTAAGGTTATAGCAGATACAAGGTTCCAGGGAATAGGCAAAACGATCTTGTTCTTATTCACGCTGACCCTTATATCCATTCTGCCTGTCGTCTACTATATGTTTGTTGGGATATCTGAAGCTGTCGGTACAGCAAAGCAATCGATCCAAACCGATCTTCCCTCCTTTACGATTGAGAATGGAGTTCTTAATTCAGACATTAAAGCACCTTTAACCATCAAGAATGGAAGTTTTACGTTAATTTTTGACCCTACCGGCGCGATTGACCAGGAAGATATGACTGGCATGGATGCGAACTTCGCCATGCTCCAGAATGAAATCGTTCTTGCTGCCGGCGGAGAATCCAATGCTGTTCCTTACTCACTATTTTCAAATGAATCTATGACGAAGGATGACATCATCTCACTGATCGATACGGCTGAATCCTCGCTTCCTGTATTGCTGGGACTGCTATTCATTGTTATCTATGTTTTTTCCAGCGGTATGAAATTCATCGAGGTCTCTCTATTAGCCCTATTTGGCCTGCTATTGAAAAAACTAGCCGGCAGAAATCTTCAATACAGACACTTATGGAGAATGGCCGCATATAGTACAACACTCCCTACTATATTTTTTACGATTATGGCCTTCTTGGAAACAGAAGTGCCCTTCAGTTTCTCCGTTAATTGGTTCGTTGCGTCAATGATGCTTCTATTAGCTATTAAAGAACTGCCAGGCAAGACTCCTGCCGAAAATTAA
- a CDS encoding DUF456 domain-containing protein: MDAVYWIIIGLLFVGAFASLVVPILPGVLLMLGGFILYGLFFTFEPFNWLFWTVQGLFVALLFGADYIANIIGVKKYGGSKAGMWGSTIGLLVGPFVIPIIGILIGPFLGAALAELLVNKKNLNEAVKVGFGSVVGFVSSVVTKGIIMTIMLVYFFILV; this comes from the coding sequence ATGGATGCAGTTTATTGGATAATCATTGGGTTATTATTCGTTGGAGCTTTTGCCAGTTTGGTTGTTCCAATCTTGCCAGGGGTACTTTTAATGTTGGGCGGTTTTATTCTTTACGGTTTGTTTTTTACATTCGAGCCGTTTAACTGGCTATTTTGGACTGTACAGGGGCTTTTTGTTGCTTTGCTGTTTGGGGCAGATTATATTGCCAATATAATAGGTGTAAAAAAATATGGCGGCAGCAAGGCAGGGATGTGGGGAAGCACTATCGGTCTGCTGGTCGGTCCCTTTGTCATCCCGATCATCGGAATTCTGATTGGTCCATTTTTAGGAGCGGCCCTAGCTGAATTGCTGGTTAATAAAAAGAATCTAAATGAAGCGGTCAAGGTAGGCTTTGGTTCTGTCGTCGGTTTCGTCAGCAGTGTAGTGACAAAAGGAATCATCATGACAATCATGCTCGTATATTTCTTCATCCTTGTATAA
- a CDS encoding Crp/Fnr family transcriptional regulator, translated as MDKNISLYSLILQNFIDRETIQKIKPDTILFQEDENVENVYIILSGSVSVGRIHMKGKEFILKILNGEEMVIEYELFKHNPRYHFSAKTLTECEILMIKREQFEEFIINDRTAMNAMVNWLSTRYLKAQMKCQDLIMNGKKGGLYSILIRLCNSYGVMTDEGILIDLPLTHQELANLTYGTREVIQRMLKELREKDIIAYDQLKFTVKNLAYLKREVDCQNCSFEICGLN; from the coding sequence ATGGACAAAAATATATCATTATATAGCTTAATACTGCAAAATTTTATCGACCGGGAAACAATCCAAAAAATCAAGCCGGATACAATCCTTTTTCAAGAGGATGAAAATGTAGAGAATGTTTATATCATCCTGAGTGGAAGTGTTTCAGTCGGCCGTATCCATATGAAGGGGAAGGAATTCATCCTAAAAATCCTTAATGGCGAAGAAATGGTCATAGAATATGAACTGTTCAAACATAATCCGCGTTATCACTTTTCAGCCAAAACACTAACAGAATGTGAAATCCTCATGATTAAAAGAGAGCAATTCGAGGAATTCATTATCAATGATCGAACAGCTATGAATGCAATGGTCAACTGGCTCAGTACCAGATATCTCAAAGCCCAGATGAAGTGTCAGGACCTGATTATGAACGGGAAGAAAGGCGGTTTGTACTCCATCTTGATCAGGTTATGCAATAGCTATGGCGTGATGACAGATGAAGGCATCCTGATTGATTTGCCCCTGACCCACCAGGAGCTGGCAAATCTCACATATGGAACGCGTGAAGTTATCCAAAGGATGCTCAAGGAACTGCGCGAGAAAGACATCATCGCTTATGATCAGCTTAAATTCACGGTTAAAAACCTTGCTTATCTAAAAAGAGAGGTCGATTGCCAGAATTGTTCATTTGAAATTTGCGGACTGAATTAA